From a region of the Gordonia sp. PP30 genome:
- a CDS encoding metalloregulator ArsR/SmtB family transcription factor — MTDEDEDRADALFHALADRTRRDILRRVLAGEHSVTALAEHYDMTFAAVQKHVAVLERAGLLTKRRSGRQQMASGDVAAVRSVRGMLGDLEQIWRGRITRVDELLAADPPHPDPPHPESTPSPSP, encoded by the coding sequence GTGACCGACGAGGACGAGGACCGGGCCGATGCCCTGTTCCACGCCCTGGCCGACCGGACCCGCCGCGACATCCTGCGGCGCGTGCTGGCCGGGGAACACTCGGTCACCGCACTGGCGGAGCACTACGACATGACCTTCGCCGCGGTACAGAAGCACGTCGCCGTCCTCGAACGTGCCGGACTGCTGACCAAACGGCGCAGCGGCCGGCAGCAGATGGCCTCGGGCGACGTCGCCGCTGTGCGGTCGGTGCGCGGCATGCTCGGCGACCTGGAACAGATCTGGCGCGGCCGGATCACCCGGGTCGACGAACTGCTCGCCGCCGATCCCCCGCACCCCGATCCCCCGCATCCCGAATCCACCCCTTCCCCATCACCCTGA
- a CDS encoding DUF2306 domain-containing protein, with the protein MTTSATAAESGRIAWTWVLLSSLAVAAFAVAPYLTANLRELADSSSGSVAGNYVNAAPAIRIAFYTHIGGGGCALILGPLQFWRGLRTRWPAVHRWTGKAYLTAVGAGGLAGLVIAPCTDAGLIGTLGFGVLALLWLTTGALGYRAIRRGDVAAHRAAVTRNFALTYAGVTLRLWLLLLTASQVPFGTAYLIVPFLCWVPNLVVAEWLIVRRGLPR; encoded by the coding sequence ATGACCACCTCCGCCACTGCCGCCGAGTCCGGCCGGATCGCGTGGACTTGGGTCCTGCTCTCCTCTCTCGCGGTCGCCGCGTTCGCCGTCGCCCCGTACCTGACGGCGAATCTGCGGGAACTCGCCGACTCGTCGTCGGGCAGCGTGGCCGGCAACTACGTGAACGCCGCACCGGCGATCCGGATCGCGTTCTACACGCACATCGGCGGCGGTGGGTGCGCGCTGATCCTGGGTCCGCTGCAGTTCTGGCGCGGGCTTCGCACCCGGTGGCCCGCAGTGCACCGCTGGACAGGCAAGGCCTATCTGACCGCGGTCGGTGCCGGTGGGCTGGCGGGTCTGGTGATCGCGCCGTGCACGGATGCCGGATTGATCGGGACACTCGGTTTCGGCGTACTGGCACTGCTCTGGCTGACGACCGGCGCGCTGGGCTATCGGGCGATCCGGCGGGGCGACGTCGCGGCGCACCGCGCGGCGGTGACGCGGAACTTCGCGCTCACCTACGCGGGCGTGACCCTGCGGCTCTGGCTGCTGCTGTTGACGGCGTCACAGGTGCCGTTCGGCACCGCCTACCTGATCGTGCCGTTCCTCTGCTGGGTGCCCAATCTGGTGGTCGCCGAGTGGCTGATCGTGCGCCGGGGTCTACCGCGGTGA
- a CDS encoding amidohydrolase, which translates to MTDLKDIYIDLHRHPELAGQEERTAGIVAADLTETGYEVIEHIGGHGVVGILRNNDGPVVWLRADMDALPVAENTGLDYASTAHAVDADGETVPVMHACGHDMHVTALIGAARDLAANRDDWSGTVVTVFQPAEENLSGARAMIADDLLDRVPRPDVVLGQHVAPGPAGMVFYKPGPILAASDALEITLFGKGGHGSRPETTVDPVVMAASTIMRLQTIVSREVAAGDQAVVTIGVVEAGTKNNIIPETATLKMSVRTYDPDVRDSVLASITRIVNAEAQAAGAERMPEITTLYGAPATVNDDDATAKVVASWTERLGPIALPVPPGTGSEDFGVFGRAAGVPSVYWFLGGADPKLFAPPAELMKVLAELPSNHSAEYAPVIEPTITVGAKALVAAAKAWLG; encoded by the coding sequence ATGACTGACCTGAAAGACATCTACATCGACCTGCACCGGCATCCGGAGCTGGCCGGTCAGGAAGAACGAACGGCGGGCATCGTGGCGGCCGATCTCACCGAGACCGGCTACGAGGTGATCGAGCACATCGGCGGCCACGGCGTGGTGGGGATCCTCCGCAACAACGATGGCCCGGTCGTCTGGCTCAGGGCCGACATGGATGCCCTGCCGGTCGCCGAGAACACCGGGCTGGACTATGCCAGCACCGCGCACGCGGTCGACGCCGACGGCGAGACGGTGCCCGTCATGCACGCGTGCGGGCACGACATGCATGTGACCGCGCTGATCGGTGCCGCCCGCGACCTCGCCGCGAACCGCGACGATTGGTCGGGCACCGTCGTCACCGTCTTCCAGCCGGCCGAGGAGAATCTCTCCGGCGCACGGGCGATGATCGCCGATGACCTCCTCGACCGGGTACCGCGGCCGGACGTCGTGCTCGGCCAGCACGTGGCCCCCGGCCCCGCCGGGATGGTGTTCTACAAGCCGGGTCCGATCCTGGCGGCCAGCGATGCCCTGGAGATCACCCTGTTCGGCAAGGGCGGGCACGGCTCCCGCCCGGAGACCACCGTCGATCCGGTCGTGATGGCCGCGTCGACCATCATGCGGCTGCAGACCATCGTCTCGCGCGAGGTGGCCGCCGGCGATCAGGCCGTGGTCACCATCGGTGTGGTCGAGGCCGGGACCAAGAACAACATCATCCCGGAGACGGCGACGCTGAAGATGTCGGTGCGCACCTACGACCCGGATGTCCGGGACAGCGTGCTCGCCTCCATCACCCGGATCGTGAACGCCGAGGCACAGGCCGCCGGCGCCGAGCGGATGCCGGAGATCACCACCCTCTACGGGGCGCCGGCCACCGTCAACGACGATGACGCCACCGCCAAGGTGGTCGCCTCGTGGACCGAACGCCTCGGCCCGATCGCCCTGCCGGTGCCGCCGGGCACCGGTTCGGAGGACTTCGGGGTCTTCGGCCGCGCGGCCGGCGTGCCGTCGGTGTACTGGTTCCTCGGCGGCGCCGATCCGAAGCTGTTCGCTCCCCCGGCCGAGCTGATGAAGGTACTGGCCGAGTTGCCGTCGAATCACTCGGCCGAGTACGCGCCGGTGATCGAGCCGACGATCACCGTCGGCGCCAAGGCTCTCGTCGCGGCCGCGAAGGCCTGGCTCGGCTGA
- a CDS encoding anaerobic C4-dicarboxylate transporter family protein — MEIFKLIIEILLFLAPLAVGARYGPLALIGMSGVSVFILVEALRLQPGSPPITAIFIILAVIVASAAMSAAGGMDFLVRIAGKAMGKHPKAIPVVGPLIVWLFTVMSGTGNITFALIPIMYRVSYSAKIRPERILATANAVCQLALMSSPVAAITYVFINIAEKQGEHVGLGKLLAVTVPASLIATVLTSLIMSRYGKELDDDPEYQRRLAAGEVEPPAPLVDDDLPPLRERASWSAYIFLIAVVLGVVLGFFEKLRPTYSKSLEDGSVVETHVSMSFMIPIVMFAAAGLIMVMCKVKTPEVLSESMIGTGVIAALLLLAVPVLAGTIINDHMKEITSFVESSIGVSVALFAVILFVLAALIQSQVASVSVLLPIALTAGLGVGPAAGMLGAAGGNNLLASMGGLGQACIMTDKTGSTKQGSILINGSFLVPMLLSSAFAVAIGLGMQFLVF; from the coding sequence GTGGAAATCTTCAAGCTCATCATCGAGATCCTGCTGTTCCTCGCACCGCTGGCCGTGGGCGCCCGCTACGGGCCACTCGCCCTCATCGGCATGTCCGGTGTCTCGGTATTCATCCTGGTCGAGGCCCTGCGGCTGCAGCCCGGCTCGCCGCCCATCACCGCCATCTTCATCATCCTCGCCGTGATCGTGGCCTCGGCGGCGATGAGTGCCGCCGGCGGGATGGACTTCCTCGTCCGGATCGCGGGGAAGGCGATGGGCAAGCACCCCAAGGCGATTCCGGTGGTCGGCCCGCTGATCGTCTGGCTGTTCACCGTGATGTCCGGCACCGGCAACATCACCTTCGCCCTGATCCCGATCATGTATCGGGTGTCGTACTCGGCCAAGATCCGGCCCGAACGCATTCTCGCGACCGCCAACGCGGTGTGTCAGCTGGCGCTGATGTCGAGCCCCGTCGCCGCGATCACCTACGTCTTCATCAACATCGCCGAGAAGCAGGGCGAGCACGTCGGGCTCGGCAAACTGCTCGCGGTGACGGTCCCGGCGTCGTTGATCGCCACCGTCCTCACCTCGCTCATCATGTCCCGCTACGGCAAGGAGCTGGACGACGATCCGGAGTACCAGCGCCGACTGGCGGCCGGCGAGGTGGAGCCGCCCGCACCGCTCGTCGACGACGACCTGCCGCCGCTGCGGGAGCGCGCCTCGTGGAGCGCCTACATCTTCCTGATCGCCGTCGTCCTGGGTGTGGTCCTCGGCTTCTTCGAGAAGTTGCGTCCCACCTATTCGAAGTCCCTGGAGGACGGCTCGGTGGTCGAGACGCACGTCTCGATGAGCTTCATGATTCCGATCGTCATGTTCGCCGCGGCGGGCCTGATCATGGTCATGTGCAAGGTCAAGACGCCGGAGGTGCTGAGCGAGTCGATGATCGGCACCGGCGTGATCGCCGCGCTGCTGCTGCTCGCGGTGCCGGTGCTCGCCGGCACCATCATCAACGACCACATGAAGGAGATCACCTCCTTCGTGGAGAGTTCGATCGGCGTCTCGGTGGCACTGTTCGCGGTGATTCTGTTCGTGCTCGCGGCCCTCATCCAGAGCCAGGTCGCGTCGGTCTCCGTCCTGCTGCCGATCGCCCTGACCGCCGGACTCGGCGTCGGTCCCGCGGCCGGCATGCTCGGCGCGGCCGGCGGCAACAATCTGCTGGCATCGATGGGCGGCCTCGGTCAGGCGTGCATCATGACGGACAAGACGGGCTCCACCAAGCAGGGCTCGATCCTGATCAACGGCTCGTTCCTGGTCCCCATGCTGCTGTCGTCCGCGTTCGCCGTCGCCATCGGTCTCGGCATGCAGTTCCTCGTCTTCTGA
- the glpK gene encoding glycerol kinase GlpK, with product MTPTGSAAPRYVAAIDQGTTSTRAIIFDRRGQVIATEQVEHRQIFPRAGWVEHDPMEIWRNTRRVAAAVLAASQVNTSDIAACGITNQRETTVVWDRTTGEPVHNAIVWQDTRTAALCEELAGDEGVDRYRARTGLPLSTYFAGPKVRWILDNVDGARARAERGELCFGTIDSWLAWNMTGGVDGGRHLTDVTNASRTLLMDLRTLDWDPQICADLAIPMSMLPEITSSSAVLASLRTRGSFPEVPLGGILGDQQAATFGQACLTPGEAKNTYGTGNFLLLNTGTEPVFSEHGLLTTVCYRLGDEPARYALEGSIAVTGSLVQWLRDNLGLIPTAADVESLAAAVPDNGGVYFVPAFSGLFAPRWRPDARGVIVGLTRFADKRHIARAVLEASAYQTREVIEAMEADSGVALTTLKVDGGMVGNDLLMQFQSDLLGVPVVRPQVTETTALGAAYAAGLAVGFWESPDDIRTNWAEGKRWTPAMDDDERARLYDGWNRAVTHSYDLA from the coding sequence ATGACGCCCACCGGCTCCGCCGCTCCCCGCTACGTCGCCGCGATCGACCAGGGCACCACGTCCACGCGCGCGATCATCTTCGACCGCCGCGGTCAGGTGATCGCCACCGAGCAGGTGGAACACCGGCAGATCTTTCCGCGCGCCGGGTGGGTGGAGCACGATCCGATGGAGATCTGGCGCAACACCCGGCGCGTCGCGGCGGCGGTCCTGGCGGCCTCCCAGGTGAACACCTCCGACATCGCCGCGTGCGGCATCACCAACCAGCGCGAGACCACCGTCGTCTGGGATCGCACCACCGGCGAGCCCGTTCACAACGCCATCGTGTGGCAGGACACCCGGACCGCCGCCCTCTGCGAGGAGCTGGCCGGCGACGAGGGCGTCGACCGCTACCGCGCCCGGACCGGCCTCCCGCTGTCGACCTACTTCGCCGGCCCCAAGGTGCGCTGGATCCTGGACAACGTCGACGGCGCCCGCGCCCGCGCCGAGCGCGGCGAGCTGTGCTTCGGCACCATCGACAGCTGGCTGGCGTGGAACATGACCGGCGGCGTCGACGGCGGTCGGCACCTCACCGACGTCACCAACGCCTCCCGCACCCTGCTGATGGACCTGCGCACGCTGGACTGGGACCCGCAGATCTGCGCCGACCTCGCCATCCCGATGTCGATGCTCCCGGAGATCACCTCCAGTTCCGCGGTCCTGGCCTCGCTGCGCACCCGCGGGTCGTTCCCGGAGGTTCCGCTTGGCGGCATCCTGGGCGATCAGCAGGCGGCCACCTTCGGGCAGGCCTGCCTGACCCCGGGCGAGGCGAAGAACACTTACGGCACCGGCAACTTCCTGCTGCTGAACACCGGTACCGAGCCGGTCTTCAGCGAGCACGGCCTGCTGACCACGGTCTGCTACCGGCTGGGCGATGAACCCGCGCGCTACGCCCTGGAGGGCTCGATCGCGGTCACCGGCTCGCTGGTCCAGTGGCTGCGCGACAATCTGGGCCTGATCCCCACCGCCGCCGACGTCGAATCCCTGGCGGCCGCGGTCCCGGACAACGGCGGCGTCTACTTCGTCCCGGCCTTCTCCGGCCTGTTCGCCCCGCGCTGGCGGCCGGATGCGCGCGGCGTGATCGTCGGACTCACCCGGTTCGCCGACAAGCGGCACATCGCCCGTGCGGTCCTGGAGGCCAGCGCCTACCAGACTCGCGAGGTGATCGAGGCGATGGAGGCCGACTCCGGCGTCGCCCTGACCACGCTGAAGGTGGACGGCGGCATGGTCGGGAACGACCTGCTGATGCAGTTCCAGTCCGACCTGCTCGGCGTTCCGGTGGTTCGGCCGCAGGTCACCGAGACCACCGCGCTGGGCGCGGCGTACGCCGCCGGCCTGGCGGTCGGTTTCTGGGAGAGCCCGGACGACATCCGCACCAACTGGGCCGAGGGCAAACGCTGGACTCCGGCCATGGACGACGACGAGCGCGCCCGCCTGTACGACGGCTGGAACCGCGCCGTCACCCACTCGTACGATCTGGCGTAG
- the glpD gene encoding glycerol-3-phosphate dehydrogenase: MSNEHREERPADLGPAQRAQAWQRLTDEEFDLVVIGGGVVGVGTALDAATRGLRVALVEARDIASGTSSRSSKMFHGGLRYLEQLEFGLVREALRERELSLSLLAPHLVKPLPFLFPITKRFWERPYIAAGLFLYDRMGGAKSVPGQKHVSRSGAHRIAPSLRRGALVGGIRYYDTVVDDARHSLTLARTAAHYGAVVRTSTQAVGFLTEGDRVTGVKLRDSETGETTQVRAHCVVNAAGVWTDEVQKLSGQRGHFRVRASKGVHIVVPRDRIVSETAIILRTANSVLFVIPWETHWIIGTTDTDWNLDLAHPAATRADIDYLLQRVNAELVTELTHDDIEGVYAGLRPLLAGEDESTSALSREHAVAAVAPGLISIAGGKYTTYRVMGADAVDAAAEYIPDRVGKSVTERVPLMGADGYFALVNQCEHLGEHYGLHPYRVRRLLNRYGSMLDDVLALAADDPSLLQPIDAAPQYLRVEVVYAARFEAALHLEDVLARRTRIAIEYAHRGADCAREVAGLIAPILGWSEEKREWEIENYCARVEAEIASQRQPDDESADALRVAAPEARREILEPVPVPE, encoded by the coding sequence GTGTCCAACGAGCATCGCGAGGAACGACCGGCAGACCTGGGACCCGCACAGCGGGCGCAGGCGTGGCAGCGGCTGACCGACGAGGAGTTCGATCTCGTCGTGATCGGCGGCGGCGTGGTCGGCGTCGGCACCGCGCTCGACGCGGCGACGCGCGGACTGCGCGTGGCCCTCGTCGAGGCCCGCGACATCGCCTCCGGAACGTCGAGCCGGTCGTCCAAGATGTTCCACGGCGGCCTGCGCTACCTGGAGCAGCTGGAGTTCGGTCTGGTCCGGGAGGCGCTGCGCGAACGCGAGCTCTCGCTCAGCCTGCTGGCCCCGCATCTGGTGAAGCCGCTGCCCTTCCTCTTCCCGATCACCAAGCGTTTCTGGGAACGGCCCTACATCGCCGCGGGCCTGTTCCTGTACGACCGGATGGGCGGCGCCAAGTCGGTCCCCGGCCAGAAGCACGTCTCCCGGTCCGGCGCGCACCGCATCGCGCCCAGTCTGCGGCGCGGCGCCCTGGTCGGCGGCATCCGCTACTACGACACGGTGGTCGACGACGCCCGGCACAGCCTCACCCTGGCCCGGACGGCCGCGCACTACGGCGCCGTGGTCCGCACCTCGACCCAGGCCGTCGGCTTCCTTACCGAGGGCGACCGCGTCACCGGCGTCAAGCTCCGGGACAGCGAGACCGGGGAGACCACGCAGGTTCGCGCGCACTGCGTGGTGAACGCGGCCGGTGTCTGGACCGACGAGGTGCAGAAACTGTCCGGCCAGCGCGGTCACTTCCGGGTGCGGGCCTCCAAGGGCGTGCACATCGTGGTGCCGCGCGATCGCATCGTCAGCGAGACCGCGATCATCCTGCGCACCGCGAACTCGGTGTTGTTCGTGATCCCGTGGGAGACCCACTGGATCATCGGCACCACCGACACCGATTGGAACCTGGACCTCGCGCACCCGGCGGCGACCCGCGCCGACATCGACTATCTCCTTCAGCGGGTCAACGCCGAACTGGTGACCGAGCTGACCCACGACGACATCGAGGGCGTGTACGCGGGCCTGCGGCCGCTGCTGGCCGGGGAGGACGAATCGACCTCGGCCCTCTCCCGTGAGCACGCCGTCGCCGCGGTCGCGCCCGGGCTGATCTCCATCGCCGGCGGCAAATACACCACCTACCGCGTGATGGGTGCCGACGCCGTCGACGCGGCCGCCGAGTACATCCCGGACCGGGTCGGCAAGTCGGTCACCGAGCGGGTGCCGCTGATGGGCGCCGACGGCTACTTCGCGCTGGTCAACCAGTGTGAGCACCTCGGCGAGCACTACGGCCTGCACCCGTACCGGGTCCGCCGCCTGCTCAACCGCTACGGCTCGATGCTCGACGACGTGCTCGCGCTCGCCGCCGACGACCCGTCGCTGCTGCAGCCGATCGACGCCGCGCCGCAGTATCTGCGCGTCGAGGTGGTGTACGCCGCGCGCTTCGAGGCCGCGCTGCACCTGGAAGACGTGCTGGCCCGCCGGACCCGGATCGCCATCGAGTACGCGCATCGCGGTGCCGACTGCGCCCGGGAGGTGGCCGGGCTCATCGCCCCGATCCTCGGGTGGAGCGAGGAGAAGCGGGAGTGGGAGATCGAGAACTACTGCGCGCGGGTGGAGGCGGAGATCGCCTCGCAGCGCCAGCCGGACGACGAGTCGGCGGACGCCCTGCGGGTGGCGGCGCCGGAGGCGCGCCGGGAGATCCTCGAACCGGTGCCGGTGCCGGAGTAG
- a CDS encoding pyridoxamine 5'-phosphate oxidase family protein → MEAITALDADQCWNLLSESVFGRLALSVDGEPEIFPVNAYAHDGKILFRTGEGTKLSEIAVNGRVAFETDGFTSKIGWSVVAKGTARILTGTKEIQEADQLPLKPWVPTLKMNYVEIDVAEITGRRFKFGPEPDRYPV, encoded by the coding sequence ATGGAAGCGATCACCGCGCTGGATGCGGATCAGTGCTGGAATCTGTTGAGCGAGAGCGTGTTCGGGCGATTGGCGTTGAGCGTCGACGGTGAGCCGGAGATCTTCCCGGTCAACGCGTACGCCCATGACGGCAAGATCCTCTTCCGCACCGGTGAGGGCACCAAGCTGTCCGAGATCGCGGTGAACGGACGCGTGGCCTTCGAGACCGACGGCTTCACCAGCAAGATCGGCTGGAGCGTCGTCGCCAAGGGCACCGCGCGGATCCTGACCGGCACCAAGGAGATCCAGGAGGCCGACCAGCTGCCGCTGAAGCCCTGGGTGCCGACCCTCAAGATGAACTACGTCGAGATCGACGTCGCCGAGATCACCGGGCGTCGTTTCAAGTTCGGCCCGGAGCCCGACCGCTACCCGGTGTAG
- a CDS encoding helix-turn-helix domain-containing protein, whose amino-acid sequence MPNTDNRLLRVAAARADFLESGPQGAAGVGDVVVASWERSHAAGVDVSAAHSTFTDDIDTGSLLVRCARPVLNQLTSDTIDMPLVVALTDSHARVVQRIDASPAVGRLLERVDFAPGYTYAESTMGTNGVGTVLEAGQPVSVVGPEHFTEYLQPFACTGAPIIDPVTRRIEGVLDISTLSHSWSPIMHALVKSAAKDIAQNLLLDRSQAQQAIFATYLRESARTTKNAVFAFGGSIFMANDVAQAWFDAGQQQALREHAAFLMLHKDRIHDTVPLDDGRQVHITGTRIMTGLDVAGIVVTAEIAGGGRRGPGAEIADHHLPEIGLATKTTSSLIDDLARPRERTISGRSPAWQSVCRELRTALIERTPTIVVGETGTGKFTLVTELFHGLFDDARSISVDAEQFSAQNDPTVIEKLVSADTTPTLYILRNIDQCTTDAAEEAEKFLTTLRELEQPVWCIATLSDSALDSDLPFKQILGHFDKSVSVPPLRFRTDDVDDVTAALLRLLAPDRRVRISPEAHRVIIRYSWPRNVSQLREALVHALRRRPVGEIQAGDLPGYCQTFSQRMLTPVESAERDLIVSALRTNDGNRSAAAEQLGMARSSLYRKLRTYGIAG is encoded by the coding sequence ATGCCGAATACCGATAACCGACTGCTTCGGGTAGCGGCCGCGAGGGCCGATTTCCTCGAATCGGGCCCTCAGGGAGCAGCCGGTGTCGGTGATGTCGTCGTCGCGTCATGGGAACGCAGCCACGCCGCCGGCGTCGACGTCTCGGCGGCGCACAGCACATTCACCGACGACATCGATACCGGTTCGCTCCTAGTCCGCTGCGCACGGCCGGTTCTCAATCAACTCACCAGCGACACCATTGACATGCCGCTGGTGGTCGCACTGACCGACAGCCACGCTCGTGTGGTGCAACGGATCGACGCCTCCCCCGCCGTCGGACGGCTCCTTGAACGCGTCGATTTCGCCCCCGGATACACCTATGCCGAATCGACGATGGGCACCAACGGCGTAGGCACGGTCCTGGAAGCAGGACAGCCGGTGAGCGTCGTCGGGCCCGAGCACTTCACCGAGTACCTCCAGCCCTTCGCCTGCACCGGTGCGCCCATCATCGATCCCGTCACCCGACGTATCGAGGGCGTTCTCGACATCTCGACGCTCAGCCATAGCTGGAGCCCGATCATGCACGCGCTCGTCAAGAGCGCGGCGAAGGACATCGCCCAGAACCTGTTGCTCGATCGCAGCCAGGCACAGCAGGCGATCTTCGCCACCTACCTGCGGGAGTCCGCCCGCACCACCAAGAACGCCGTGTTCGCCTTCGGCGGCTCCATCTTCATGGCCAACGACGTCGCACAGGCATGGTTCGACGCAGGCCAGCAACAGGCGCTGCGGGAGCATGCCGCGTTCCTGATGCTTCACAAAGATCGGATCCACGACACTGTTCCACTCGACGACGGTCGGCAGGTGCACATCACGGGAACTCGGATCATGACCGGTCTCGATGTCGCCGGAATCGTGGTGACAGCAGAAATCGCGGGTGGCGGCCGGCGCGGGCCGGGGGCGGAGATCGCCGACCACCATCTGCCCGAAATCGGGCTGGCCACAAAGACGACATCCTCGCTCATCGACGACCTCGCACGTCCGCGCGAACGAACAATCTCCGGCCGGTCACCCGCCTGGCAGAGCGTCTGCCGAGAACTCCGCACCGCGCTCATCGAACGAACCCCGACGATAGTCGTCGGCGAAACCGGCACCGGCAAGTTCACCTTGGTCACCGAACTGTTCCACGGTCTTTTCGACGATGCCCGGAGCATCAGCGTGGATGCCGAACAGTTCAGCGCTCAGAACGATCCGACGGTCATCGAGAAACTTGTCAGTGCCGATACCACGCCGACGCTGTACATCTTGCGCAACATCGATCAGTGCACCACCGACGCCGCCGAAGAGGCCGAGAAGTTCCTGACCACGCTCCGTGAGCTGGAGCAGCCCGTCTGGTGTATCGCCACGCTGTCAGATTCAGCCCTTGACTCCGACCTCCCCTTCAAGCAGATCCTCGGCCACTTCGACAAATCGGTGAGCGTCCCGCCACTGCGTTTCCGAACCGACGATGTCGACGATGTGACGGCGGCACTACTGCGTTTGCTGGCCCCCGACCGAAGGGTCCGAATCAGCCCGGAGGCGCATCGCGTCATCATCCGGTACTCGTGGCCACGGAACGTATCGCAGCTACGCGAGGCACTCGTTCACGCACTACGCCGACGACCGGTCGGCGAGATCCAAGCCGGCGACCTCCCCGGCTATTGCCAAACGTTTTCCCAGCGAATGCTCACCCCGGTCGAATCCGCAGAACGGGATCTGATCGTCTCTGCGCTGCGCACCAATGACGGCAACCGATCGGCCGCGGCCGAACAGTTGGGAATGGCCCGTTCGAGCCTCTACCGCAAGCTCCGCACCTACGGGATCGCAGGCTGA